ACGTGAAGGGGACCATTTCCTTCAATGACAACGACCGTGAAGTCGATCGCACAATCACGACAGAGATCAAAGAAGTAGGCACCACGAAGGTCGAAGTGCCGGCAGACGCGAAAGCGAAGATGTCCTAGAGTCCCGTCTTGATTTGGAAACCAAATCTAAAAATACCGGCAGCCTGTCTTGGACGGGCTGCCGGTTTCTTTTTCGGTGTGCTGCGGGGGCAACCCGCTGTCGTGGGCAAGTGGCAACGACGGTCGCGCGTTTAACGCTGAAGCAAGCTGAAGCCTGAGCCCTTACAACTATGAATCATTGGCGTCACACTTTCATTCTCATCGCGATCTGTTTTGCGTTCCATTCGCCCGGTCAATCATCATCAACAAACTCATCCCCGCGCGTGTATCGCGATCGTGTCGAAGCGAATTGGTTCGCCGATGCTGCGGGCAAAACCAATCGATTCTGGTATCGCGTGGCGATCGCCCGTGGTGAGCACGCGTTCGTGGTAGTCGATGCCCAGGAAGGAACCCGCGCTCCCGCCTTTGATCATGCGCGCGTCGCGCAGGAACTGGCGCGTCAAGCCGGCGCCGGGATTTCCTCGAATCAGTTGCCGATCGATGCGTTGGATTTTTTGCGCGACGGCAAAACAATGAAGTTTCGGTCGGCGGGAACGGATTGGATCCTCAATCTTGAAACGCATGCGCTGGAACGATCTGTGGCGGCAACGTCCGAATCGAGTCTGCCCGCGTCCCGCACTCCACGGCCTTCCGTCACCACGGGAGCCGAGACATCCATTCGCTTCGAGAACCGTCTGCCGCGCGAATTGAACTTTTTCTGGATTGATCCCGATGGCAATCGCCAGCGCTACGGCACGCTGCGTCCAGGCGAAACGCGGGAGCAGCATACGTATGCTGGCCATGTCTGGATGGCCACGGAGCAGAACGGCGACATTCTTGCAGTATTCCAGGCCGAAGCCCGACATGGGGCAGCGGTGATCGACGGGTTGGTTCCGGCCGAACCGCAGCGCAGCCGGCGGAGTGAGCGCGCGGGGCGTTTGAGTTCGTCCGGCGGACGCTCGCCTGATCAGAACTGGGAAGTGATTGTTCGCGGCCATAATCTCTTTCTTCGCGATGCGCGCAACGGCAAGGAGCGGCAACTGACACATGATGCCAATCCCGACAGTTCCTACGCGCGAAACGCCGATGCGGAACGCTCAGTGGAATTGAATTACGAATCGCGCGACCCCGAGGCGCCTATCCCGGAAATCTACTGGGCACCCGACTCGAAACACTTTGTTGCGATGCGGTTAAAATCCGGCACGCAGCGCCGCGTTTACATTGTGGAGTCATCGCCCGAAGACCAGTTGCAGCCGAAGCTGATTTCTTATCCATACCTGAAGCCGGGCGATGAGGTTCCGATCCGCAAGCCGCATCTGTTCGATGTGGAGCAGGGACGTCGAATCGAAACCAGCGACGCCTTGTTTTCCAACCCGTGGTCGATCAGTGACGTGCGGTGGGATCGGGATTCACGGCGTTTCACGTTTGTTTACAACCAGCGCGGACACCAGGTGTTGCGGGTCGTAGCAATCAATGCGGATGACGGGAGCTCGACGAGCATTGTCGACGAGCAGAGCAAAACCTTCATCAACTATTCCGGGAAGTTCTTTTGCGAATTCATGGAGGAGTCCAGCGAGCTTATCTGGATGTCGGAACGCGACGGTTGGAATCACCTGTATCTTTACGACGCGCGAACAGGGCGGGTGAAGAACCAGATCACGCGCGGTGAGTGGGTGGTGCGAAGTGTGGATCGGGTTGATCGCGAGCAGCGTTGCATCTGGCTGCAGGTAAGCGGCATTCGCGCAGACGAGGATCCGTATCACGTGCATCAGGCGCGCGTGAACTTCGATGGAACCGGGTTTGCCGTCTTGACCGAATCCGATGGAACACATTCCGTGCAGTATTCTCCGGACCGCACGTTTGCGGTCGTGACGTGGTCTCGCGTAGATCAGCCGCCGGTGACGGAGTTGCGGAGAACGCGCAATGGAAAGATCATCCTGAAGCTGGAAGAAACGGACGCATCGGAGCTGTATGCGTCAGGCTGGAAACCTCCGGAACGCTTTGTCGCCAAGGGCCGGGATGGGGTCACGGATATATTTGGCGTCATTTTCCGGCCGAAGGATTTCACTCCGTCGCGGCGATATCCGGTCGTAGAGAATATTTATGCGGGACCGCAGGACTCATTTGCGCCGAAAGCGTTTCGGACGAACTACCCGCACCAGAAGCTCGCCGATTGCGGTTTCATTGTGGTCCAGTTGGACGGCATGGGAACGGCGAATCGTTCCAAGAAATTTCACGACATTTGTTTCAAAAATCTGGCCGACGCCGGATTTCCCGATCGGATCCTGTGGATCAAGGCGGCCGCAGCGAAATACTCCTACATGGATCTGAATCGGGTCGGGATCTATGGCACCTCGGCTGGCGGCCAGAATGCGCTGCGCGGGATGCTGGATCATGGCGACTTTTACAAGGCGTGCGTTTCGGATTCGGCGTGCCACGACAACCGGATGGACAAGATCTGGTGGAACGAGCAGTGGATGGGCTGGCCTGTCGACGAGAGTTACGTGAAGTCTTCGAATGTAGCGGACGCGCACAAGCTGCGCGGCAAACTGTTGTTGATGACGGGTGAGCTGGATCGCAATGTCGATCCCGCCAGCACCATGCAGGTGGTGAATGCACTGGTGAAGGCGGATCGGGATTTCGAGATGCTGATCGTTCCCAACGTGGGCCATGGCGCCGCGCGATCGCCCTATGGAGGGCGCAAGCTGCAGGAGTTCTTCGTCCGCGCGTTTCATGACAAGGAGTGGAACAACGTCAGTGCCCACGTGGAAAACGGAACGAATTGATTTTATGGATGATACCTACCGCCCGCCGGGATGCATTGGTTCTGCTGCGCGCCGACGCGCGACTTATTTCGGGCGTCTCTTCTTCGCTTTTCTGCTGCAAATCGCTGCGGTTGCCGGAGCGGCTACAACCGCGGATGACAACCTGAACGCGTTTTTCAAAGACTACCTGGAAGAACGATTTCGGCAGCAGCCGCTGGATGCCACGCGTTTGGGTGATCATCGATTCGATCACTTGCTCGACGACATCTCCGCCGAGGCGCGCGCGCGCTGGCTTGCCTCTGCCCGCAGCGCGCTGAAGAATCTTTCGCGCAAGGTAATGTTCAAGGAACTGTCGCGCGACGGGCAGATCGACTTCGAGATTTTTCAGACGGATCTCAAGGCGCAGATATGGAATCTCGAGAATCGGAAACCGTTCGCCGAGGATCCGCGGGTTTACGGCAGTTACATCAACGAGAGCATTTACCTGTTGCTCGTGCAATCCACGCTTCCAACGGAGACGAACATTGCCAACTCCATCGCACGCATCCGCGAGATCCCCCGCATTATAAGTGAAGCGAAGAAGAGCCTGGCGCGGCCGCCGAAAACCGTGCTGGAAACGGCCGTTCGCCAGAATCGCGGTGCAATCGGCTTTTTCGAAACTGAAATATTCACCCTCGCTGGAGATACTCCGCAGCGCGAGGAGTTGAAGTCGGCGATTCAGCCGGCGCTTGTCGCGATCCGCGATTTTCAGAATTTTCTCGAAGGCGAATTGATGGATCGCGCGACAGGTGAGTGGCGGCTGGGACGCCGCAAGTTCAACCAGAAGTTCGCGCTCGAGACCGATGCGGGAGTCTCCGCTGAACAGACTCTCGCGGATGCGGAGGCAGAGTTTGAGCGGGTTCGCCGCGACATGTACGTGGTGTGCCGCCAGTTGTGGAGCAGGTATTTCTCGAAGTCGCCGCTGCCTCCGGATGACGCGGAGGGACGCCGCACGACGATTATGCGCGTCGTCCACGCAGTGAGCCAGGAGCATGGCAAGCCGGAGAACCTGCTTAAGGACGCGCAGGCGACTGTCGCGAGCATTCGCAATTTCATCCGCGACCACAACATACTGCGCCTGCCGGAACCCGATCGATGTCAGGTGATCGAGATGCCTGAGTTCCGTCGGGGAAATTCGCTGGCCTACCTGGAGAATGCGCCACCGCTGGATCCGGGAGCCGATAGTTTTTACGCCATCAGCCCGCCGCCCGCGGATTGGGGACCCGAGCGCGTGAAGAGTTTTCTTGAGGAATACAACGAGCACATGCTGCAGATCCTTACGATTCATGAGGCGTATCCCGGGCACTACGTGCAGCTGGAATATGCCAATCGTGCCGCATCGCTGATTCGACGCGTCCTGATGTCGGGCGTGATGGTCGAGGGATGGGCGGTATACACGGAGCAGATGATGCTAGATCAGGGGTATGGCGGGGGAGACCTGCGGCTGCGCTTGATGCAGTTGAAGTTCTATTTGCGCGCCGTGGTCAACGCGATTCTGGATCAACGAATGCATTGCGAAGGCATGACCGACGAAGAAGCAATGGACCTGATGGTAAAAGGCGCATTCCAGTCGGAGGGCGAGGCTCGGTTGAAGGTCATTCGCGCCAAGCAAAGTTCCGTTCAGCTCAGCACCTATTTCGTTGGGCGCATGGCGCATTACCGATTGCGGCAGAATTTGCAACGGCAGCTTGGCGAGCAATTCGACCTGGGGCGTTTCCATGAAGCGGTGATGGCGCACGGTTCGGTTCCTGTGAAGTATCTGCCCGAACTTGTTGGGAGGCAACTGTCGCTCACGCAATGAGAACTTCAATGCGCGAGCACCTCGCGGCGATTGCAATGACGTTTCCGTCGCGACAAGCTGCTGATAGCTCTTCGCATTCAATTCGCCTGTCATGAGTCCCACCTCGGTTCCTGCTACTCCGCTCGCTGAAGTTCCGTTCCAATCGCATCCGCGAGGGCTGCGCACGCTGTTCTTCACAGAGATGTGGGAACGCTTCAGCTACTATGGGATGAGGGCGCTGCTGGTTTTGTTCATGATGGATGCCGTTCGCGGTGGCATGGGCATGGATGAAAAAACTGCGAATGCAATCTATGGAATCTACACCGGTGCGGTCTACCTGCTTGCGCTGC
This is a stretch of genomic DNA from Verrucomicrobiia bacterium. It encodes these proteins:
- a CDS encoding DUF885 domain-containing protein — protein: MDDTYRPPGCIGSAARRRATYFGRLFFAFLLQIAAVAGAATTADDNLNAFFKDYLEERFRQQPLDATRLGDHRFDHLLDDISAEARARWLASARSALKNLSRKVMFKELSRDGQIDFEIFQTDLKAQIWNLENRKPFAEDPRVYGSYINESIYLLLVQSTLPTETNIANSIARIREIPRIISEAKKSLARPPKTVLETAVRQNRGAIGFFETEIFTLAGDTPQREELKSAIQPALVAIRDFQNFLEGELMDRATGEWRLGRRKFNQKFALETDAGVSAEQTLADAEAEFERVRRDMYVVCRQLWSRYFSKSPLPPDDAEGRRTTIMRVVHAVSQEHGKPENLLKDAQATVASIRNFIRDHNILRLPEPDRCQVIEMPEFRRGNSLAYLENAPPLDPGADSFYAISPPPADWGPERVKSFLEEYNEHMLQILTIHEAYPGHYVQLEYANRAASLIRRVLMSGVMVEGWAVYTEQMMLDQGYGGGDLRLRLMQLKFYLRAVVNAILDQRMHCEGMTDEEAMDLMVKGAFQSEGEARLKVIRAKQSSVQLSTYFVGRMAHYRLRQNLQRQLGEQFDLGRFHEAVMAHGSVPVKYLPELVGRQLSLTQ
- a CDS encoding DPP IV N-terminal domain-containing protein, translating into MNHWRHTFILIAICFAFHSPGQSSSTNSSPRVYRDRVEANWFADAAGKTNRFWYRVAIARGEHAFVVVDAQEGTRAPAFDHARVAQELARQAGAGISSNQLPIDALDFLRDGKTMKFRSAGTDWILNLETHALERSVAATSESSLPASRTPRPSVTTGAETSIRFENRLPRELNFFWIDPDGNRQRYGTLRPGETREQHTYAGHVWMATEQNGDILAVFQAEARHGAAVIDGLVPAEPQRSRRSERAGRLSSSGGRSPDQNWEVIVRGHNLFLRDARNGKERQLTHDANPDSSYARNADAERSVELNYESRDPEAPIPEIYWAPDSKHFVAMRLKSGTQRRVYIVESSPEDQLQPKLISYPYLKPGDEVPIRKPHLFDVEQGRRIETSDALFSNPWSISDVRWDRDSRRFTFVYNQRGHQVLRVVAINADDGSSTSIVDEQSKTFINYSGKFFCEFMEESSELIWMSERDGWNHLYLYDARTGRVKNQITRGEWVVRSVDRVDREQRCIWLQVSGIRADEDPYHVHQARVNFDGTGFAVLTESDGTHSVQYSPDRTFAVVTWSRVDQPPVTELRRTRNGKIILKLEETDASELYASGWKPPERFVAKGRDGVTDIFGVIFRPKDFTPSRRYPVVENIYAGPQDSFAPKAFRTNYPHQKLADCGFIVVQLDGMGTANRSKKFHDICFKNLADAGFPDRILWIKAAAAKYSYMDLNRVGIYGTSAGGQNALRGMLDHGDFYKACVSDSACHDNRMDKIWWNEQWMGWPVDESYVKSSNVADAHKLRGKLLLMTGELDRNVDPASTMQVVNALVKADRDFEMLIVPNVGHGAARSPYGGRKLQEFFVRAFHDKEWNNVSAHVENGTN